A DNA window from Deinococcus multiflagellatus contains the following coding sequences:
- a CDS encoding DegV family protein, whose amino-acid sequence MTTALVTDSTSDLSAQLCSDLGIVSVPLYVLFDGKMHKDGIEITPSDLFAGLKAGKKTPSTSQPSPAEFAAVYTEALQRAEHVLSIHISGQMSGTVGSARLAAQEFAGKVTVVDSKSVSMGLGMRVLRALDMVQAGRSVSEIVAELERVASVADIRFTVDTLDFLRINGRIGGAQALLGSLLNIKPILTVKNGRVESAGRVRGHKKAMQDLMDHVRKYAAQHGGARAAFMATPGGEGYLKEVRAGLQGLQLDDLGDHPIGAVVATHAGPGTIGVTLEPLHA is encoded by the coding sequence ATGACCACCGCCCTTGTCACGGACTCCACGAGTGACCTCAGCGCGCAGCTGTGCTCGGACCTCGGCATCGTGAGTGTGCCGCTGTACGTGCTGTTTGACGGCAAGATGCACAAAGACGGCATCGAGATCACGCCTTCAGACCTCTTTGCGGGCCTCAAAGCCGGCAAGAAAACGCCCAGCACCAGCCAGCCCAGTCCGGCCGAGTTCGCGGCGGTGTACACCGAGGCCCTGCAGCGCGCCGAGCACGTGCTGAGCATCCACATCAGCGGGCAGATGTCCGGCACGGTGGGCAGCGCCCGGCTGGCCGCGCAGGAATTCGCCGGGAAGGTCACGGTGGTGGACAGCAAGTCGGTGAGCATGGGCCTGGGCATGCGCGTGCTGCGCGCCCTGGACATGGTGCAGGCCGGGCGAAGCGTCAGCGAGATCGTGGCCGAGCTGGAGCGCGTGGCGTCTGTGGCCGATATCCGTTTTACCGTGGACACCCTGGATTTCCTGCGCATCAACGGGCGCATTGGTGGCGCGCAGGCGCTGCTGGGCAGCCTGCTGAACATCAAGCCCATCTTGACCGTGAAAAATGGCCGCGTGGAGTCGGCCGGGCGGGTGCGCGGTCACAAAAAGGCCATGCAGGACCTCATGGACCACGTGCGCAAGTACGCTGCGCAGCACGGCGGGGCCCGCGCCGCCTTCATGGCCACCCCTGGCGGTGAAGGGTACCTCAAAGAGGTCCGCGCGGGCCTGCAGGGCCTGCAACTCGACGACCTGGGCGACCACCCCATCGGCGCGGTGGTGGCCACCCATGCGGGGCCCGGCACGATTGGCGTGACCCTCGAACCCCTGCACGCCTGA
- a CDS encoding DHH family phosphoesterase — MSGLSSYQEQLQAVARVLGAHTGPIVVLAHENPDGDALGSVLGLSRALRSLGREVLAPMQVPRYLAFVTQPGELCAPLTEWPAGALAAVLDVDNNDAARVAGADLGTFTGPVVNVDHHGTNARRATAGVVEPAIPAAAMMVADLLAVMNVPLTPEIATPLMLGLVTDTGSFRFDSVTPATFDCAARLRAAGARLGWLSDELGRNPRTYYTLLREVLGTLEFLHDGRVVLARVTEEMLTRAGAAWDDVENYVGTLRNAEGAQLAVMIKDYGDRVKVSLRSRAGLSAQNIAVALGGGGHVPAAGATLNLPYQAARAQLDAAVASELARVDESAKGG; from the coding sequence ATGAGTGGCCTTTCTTCCTACCAGGAACAGTTGCAGGCAGTGGCGCGGGTGCTGGGCGCACACACCGGGCCCATCGTGGTGCTGGCGCACGAAAATCCGGACGGCGACGCCCTGGGCAGTGTGCTGGGCCTGAGCCGGGCGCTGCGCAGCCTGGGGCGCGAGGTGCTGGCCCCCATGCAGGTGCCGCGCTACCTCGCCTTTGTGACGCAGCCCGGCGAACTGTGCGCGCCCCTGACCGAGTGGCCAGCTGGCGCCCTGGCGGCCGTGCTGGACGTGGACAACAACGACGCGGCCCGGGTGGCGGGCGCCGACCTGGGGACCTTTACCGGCCCAGTGGTGAATGTGGACCACCACGGCACCAACGCCCGCCGGGCCACGGCTGGGGTGGTGGAGCCGGCCATTCCGGCCGCCGCCATGATGGTGGCCGATCTGCTGGCCGTGATGAATGTGCCGCTGACCCCGGAGATCGCCACGCCGCTGATGCTGGGGCTGGTGACCGACACCGGCAGCTTCCGCTTTGACAGCGTGACGCCCGCCACCTTCGACTGCGCCGCGCGCCTGCGGGCGGCGGGCGCGCGGCTGGGCTGGCTCAGCGACGAGCTGGGGCGCAACCCCCGCACCTACTACACCCTGCTGCGCGAGGTGCTGGGCACCCTGGAATTCCTGCATGACGGCCGGGTGGTGCTGGCCCGCGTGACCGAGGAGATGCTGACGCGCGCCGGGGCCGCCTGGGACGACGTGGAAAACTACGTGGGCACCCTGCGCAACGCCGAGGGCGCCCAGCTCGCCGTGATGATCAAGGACTACGGCGACCGCGTGAAGGTGTCGCTGCGCTCACGCGCGGGCCTGAGTGCCCAGAACATCGCGGTGGCGCTGGGCGGTGGCGGGCATGTGCCCGCTGCGGGCGCCACCCTGAATCTGCCCTACCAGGCCGCGCGGGCCCAGCTGGACGCCGCCGTGGCCTCTGAACTGGCCCGCGTGGATGAGAGCGCCAAAGGCGGCTGA
- a CDS encoding (Fe-S)-binding protein — protein MLPLIHQILFFVFALIAGGFGVWGFYRLYRRVARGAAASEARFDHPLQRLLYALRVSLTQERTFRRRTWVSVLHSFIFYGFVYYLLVNVVDGLEGYLPFHLYSRSSPLLAGYNLLADILSFLVLVGVLSLVIRRLFLPSKRDFRFTEKTLLHPLLRANYILRDSLIVSGFITFHVGSRVLGNAAKMAEESRVLGGYDSFQPLSSALGRVLFGGASEQAIEGWRIAGYWGALGSILAFLAYFPFSKHIHIFMAPLNYALKRPAGSGVLPPMKGLAEAMEAEEPKLGVEKLEDLEWPRLLDAYACIQCNRCQDVCPANATGKALSPAALEINKRMELNVIAAHPSPFTLKPAPFEAGASTAHPLLEYAINEESVWACTTCGACMQVCPVQDEQMLDIVDIRRHQVMVAGEFPPQLQTAFRGMERASNPWGISRDKRMEWAEGLKVPTIDENPEPDVIYWVGCAASYDPGAQKVARAFVQLLDKAGVNYAVLGKKEACTGDSARRAGNEFLYQQLAEENVATLNQVAPKLIVATCPHCMNAIGHEYRQLGGDYRTIHHTEYLETLVAAGKLPMEQLAQNVTYHDPCYLGRHNGVYDAPRTLITKMAGEVLELERRRENSFCCGAGGAQFWKEEEEGRERVSDNRFREIQARLDSAKAASDDYEQTGKVVAVGCPFCKAMMNSTPEKQKRDDIVVKDVAELMLESVQRASGEFVALAVVSDPAEVQADAAMTPNAALPMERTGEAPGTGAPEAVVGETSADTLNAQPGSPVQNPDTQPELQAAAPTPAARKAWAPKAKADDVAPAAAPATAPATAAPVPDAPTTEAPARKVWTPKAKADDVNPAPVAAPEPAEPAAPARKAWKPKAADDVSAAPVTPAPAAAEPATPAAEAPARKAWTPKAKADAAPAPAATEPTPPVQEAAPSSDTAPAPGERKKWAPKGSAAPSTPAVPATPEVEAAPVPSAPAEAEAAPSPERKKWAPKSAAAAPAPEAPAPGVTEAAVAPEPTAAESSAPDPTPGDSAATGRKKWTPKKGS, from the coding sequence TTGCTGCCCCTCATTCACCAGATTCTGTTCTTTGTCTTTGCCCTGATTGCCGGCGGCTTCGGCGTATGGGGCTTTTACCGGCTCTACCGGCGCGTGGCGCGCGGCGCAGCGGCCAGTGAGGCCCGCTTTGACCACCCCCTGCAGCGCCTGCTGTACGCCCTGCGCGTCAGCCTGACCCAGGAGCGCACCTTCCGCCGCCGTACGTGGGTCAGCGTGCTGCACAGCTTTATTTTCTACGGCTTTGTGTACTACCTGCTGGTGAACGTGGTGGACGGCCTGGAAGGCTACCTGCCCTTTCACCTTTACAGCCGCAGCAGCCCGCTGCTGGCCGGCTACAACCTGCTGGCCGACATTCTGAGTTTCCTGGTGCTCGTTGGCGTGCTCAGTCTGGTGATTCGCCGCCTGTTCCTGCCCAGTAAGCGCGATTTCCGCTTCACCGAAAAAACGCTGCTGCACCCGCTGCTGCGCGCCAACTACATCCTGCGCGACTCGCTGATCGTCTCGGGCTTTATCACCTTCCATGTGGGCAGCCGCGTGCTGGGCAACGCCGCCAAGATGGCCGAGGAATCGCGCGTGCTGGGCGGCTACGATTCGTTCCAGCCGCTGTCCTCGGCGCTGGGGCGCGTGCTGTTTGGCGGGGCCAGCGAGCAGGCCATTGAGGGCTGGCGCATTGCCGGGTACTGGGGCGCGCTGGGTTCCATTCTGGCGTTCCTGGCGTACTTCCCCTTCAGTAAGCACATCCACATCTTCATGGCGCCCCTGAACTACGCCCTCAAGCGCCCCGCAGGCAGCGGCGTGCTGCCGCCGATGAAGGGGCTGGCCGAGGCGATGGAAGCCGAGGAACCCAAGCTGGGCGTGGAAAAGCTGGAAGACCTGGAATGGCCCCGGCTGCTGGACGCCTACGCCTGCATTCAGTGCAACCGCTGCCAGGACGTGTGCCCGGCCAACGCCACCGGCAAGGCCCTGAGCCCAGCCGCGCTGGAAATCAACAAGCGCATGGAACTGAACGTGATCGCGGCGCACCCCAGCCCCTTCACGCTGAAGCCGGCACCCTTTGAAGCTGGGGCCAGCACCGCCCACCCGCTGCTGGAATACGCCATCAACGAGGAATCGGTCTGGGCCTGCACCACCTGCGGCGCCTGCATGCAGGTGTGCCCGGTGCAGGACGAGCAGATGCTGGACATTGTGGATATCCGCCGCCATCAGGTGATGGTGGCCGGGGAGTTCCCGCCCCAGCTGCAGACCGCCTTCCGGGGCATGGAGCGCGCCAGCAACCCCTGGGGCATCTCGCGCGACAAGCGCATGGAGTGGGCCGAGGGCCTGAAAGTCCCCACCATTGACGAAAACCCCGAGCCCGACGTCATTTACTGGGTGGGCTGCGCGGCCAGCTACGACCCCGGCGCGCAGAAGGTGGCCCGCGCCTTTGTGCAGCTGCTGGACAAGGCCGGCGTGAACTACGCGGTGCTGGGCAAGAAGGAAGCCTGCACGGGTGACAGCGCCCGCCGCGCCGGGAACGAATTCCTGTACCAGCAACTGGCCGAAGAAAACGTGGCGACCCTGAACCAGGTGGCGCCGAAGCTGATCGTGGCGACCTGCCCGCACTGCATGAACGCCATCGGCCACGAGTACCGGCAGCTGGGCGGCGACTACCGCACCATCCACCACACCGAGTACCTGGAAACGCTGGTGGCGGCCGGCAAGCTGCCTATGGAGCAGCTGGCCCAGAACGTCACCTACCACGACCCCTGCTACCTGGGCCGCCACAACGGCGTGTACGACGCCCCCCGTACCCTGATCACCAAGATGGCCGGCGAGGTGCTGGAACTGGAGCGCCGCCGCGAGAATTCGTTCTGCTGCGGGGCCGGCGGCGCGCAGTTCTGGAAGGAAGAGGAAGAGGGCCGCGAGCGCGTGTCCGACAACCGTTTCCGCGAGATTCAGGCCCGGCTGGACAGTGCCAAGGCCGCCAGCGACGACTACGAGCAGACCGGCAAAGTGGTCGCCGTGGGCTGCCCCTTCTGCAAGGCGATGATGAACTCCACGCCCGAAAAGCAGAAGCGCGACGACATCGTGGTCAAGGACGTGGCCGAGCTGATGCTGGAAAGCGTGCAGCGCGCCAGTGGCGAGTTCGTGGCCCTGGCCGTGGTCAGTGACCCAGCCGAGGTGCAGGCCGACGCCGCCATGACCCCGAACGCTGCCCTGCCGATGGAGCGCACCGGCGAAGCGCCCGGCACGGGTGCCCCGGAGGCCGTGGTGGGCGAAACCAGCGCCGACACCCTCAACGCCCAGCCTGGCAGCCCGGTGCAGAACCCGGACACCCAGCCCGAGCTGCAGGCCGCCGCGCCCACCCCCGCCGCCCGCAAGGCCTGGGCCCCGAAGGCAAAAGCCGACGATGTGGCGCCTGCCGCTGCTCCTGCCACCGCTCCCGCCACTGCCGCCCCGGTCCCAGATGCCCCAACCACCGAGGCGCCGGCCCGCAAAGTCTGGACCCCCAAGGCCAAGGCCGACGACGTGAATCCAGCCCCAGTGGCGGCCCCTGAACCTGCCGAGCCGGCGGCCCCCGCGCGCAAAGCCTGGAAGCCCAAGGCGGCCGACGATGTGAGCGCCGCGCCGGTGACCCCAGCGCCCGCTGCGGCCGAACCTGCGACCCCCGCCGCCGAGGCCCCGGCCCGCAAAGCCTGGACGCCGAAGGCGAAGGCCGACGCCGCGCCTGCCCCTGCGGCGACGGAGCCCACCCCACCGGTCCAGGAGGCGGCGCCCAGTAGCGACACCGCGCCGGCCCCAGGCGAGCGCAAGAAGTGGGCCCCCAAGGGCAGTGCGGCCCCAAGCACCCCCGCCGTCCCGGCCACCCCAGAGGTGGAGGCCGCGCCCGTGCCCAGTGCCCCCGCCGAGGCCGAAGCGGCCCCCAGCCCCGAACGCAAGAAGTGGGCCCCGAAGAGTGCCGCTGCGGCTCCTGCACCCGAAGCCCCGGCCCCCGGGGTGACCGAAGCCGCTGTTGCCCCCGAGCCGACTGCTGCTGAGTCCTCTGCCCCTGATCCCACTCCGGGCGACAGCGCCGCCACTGGCCGCAAGAAATGGACGCCCAAGAAGGGCAGCTGA
- a CDS encoding helix-turn-helix domain-containing protein — MTRVIVDDPSAVEVLLDSSKTRLLAPFMLGPHTIAAVAEATGQAQNALTYWVKRFVKLGLLTEVGCGRPAQYQAVTQDFLIDPSRVMPLEDMLRQLNEPIWARLLQGYTQEYRRVSPDWYVQLQITPDGYLIRRPVTPWQLQTPGAPLPELPLNEYTVIGLSREQARELKQRLAALVMEYFEQQPDTGPGEMYFLHLGLTRDAVYS; from the coding sequence ATGACGCGTGTTATCGTGGACGATCCCTCAGCAGTAGAGGTGCTGCTGGACTCCTCAAAAACACGGTTGCTGGCGCCGTTCATGCTGGGCCCCCACACCATCGCGGCTGTGGCCGAGGCCACCGGGCAGGCACAGAATGCCCTGACCTACTGGGTCAAGCGCTTTGTCAAGCTGGGCCTGCTGACCGAGGTGGGATGCGGCCGCCCCGCCCAGTACCAGGCCGTCACCCAAGACTTCCTGATCGACCCCTCACGGGTGATGCCCCTGGAAGACATGCTCAGGCAGCTCAATGAGCCCATCTGGGCGCGGCTGCTTCAGGGCTACACCCAGGAGTACCGCCGGGTCTCACCGGACTGGTATGTTCAGTTGCAGATCACCCCAGACGGCTACCTGATCCGCCGGCCCGTTACGCCCTGGCAACTGCAGACGCCGGGCGCGCCGCTGCCCGAATTGCCACTCAACGAATACACGGTGATTGGGCTCAGCCGCGAGCAGGCCCGGGAACTCAAGCAGCGGTTGGCGGCGCTGGTTATGGAATATTTCGAGCAGCAGCCGGACACCGGGCCGGGCGAGATGTATTTCCTGCACCTGGGCCTGACCCGCGACGCGGTGTACAGCTAG
- a CDS encoding serine hydrolase: MQTWAAAAVLALLVGCRAPQPEGQVRLERAPAPSTLQVDARPAPRDPDGCLAHAPPVPKAPPPPLPLSGRLGLWVAELDPRTLQPLRAVGTNPDSVFPLASTYKQAVLWAVLRAFDRGTLSPTERFDVTRDNQSLGAYPYDGSNVRTLTERMIRSSDNTATDILHRRVGLQAVQDTADELGLCATRLILPTRDWWAAQAGLSATYNGTRRWAGARGEARLQLATQIDREARAYRADDLQRRLDDYFDHRHQPEDDLKALNVSTPYEFGTLVAHEFLRPGLSPRAQAWQREVMALGYGRSALTLTHQGQVAYAAGKGGNGWRLLTYSGYVETKDHRHLVYVFMQHGAQQTYTMPNTRRAFAWINAGIRAVLEGPGKPTLGAP; the protein is encoded by the coding sequence ATGCAGACCTGGGCCGCCGCCGCCGTGCTGGCCCTGCTGGTGGGCTGCCGCGCGCCGCAGCCCGAGGGCCAGGTGCGGCTGGAGCGCGCCCCGGCGCCCAGCACCCTGCAGGTTGACGCCCGGCCAGCCCCCCGCGACCCGGACGGCTGCCTGGCCCACGCCCCCCCGGTGCCCAAGGCGCCGCCGCCGCCCCTGCCCCTCAGCGGGCGGCTGGGCCTGTGGGTGGCGGAACTTGATCCCCGGACCCTGCAGCCGCTGCGGGCAGTGGGCACCAACCCCGACAGCGTCTTTCCACTGGCCAGCACCTACAAGCAGGCGGTGTTGTGGGCGGTGCTGCGGGCCTTTGACCGGGGCACGCTGTCCCCCACCGAACGCTTTGACGTGACGCGGGACAACCAGTCGCTGGGGGCGTACCCCTACGACGGCTCGAACGTGCGCACCCTGACCGAGCGCATGATTCGCAGCAGCGACAACACCGCCACCGACATCCTGCACCGCCGCGTGGGCCTGCAGGCGGTGCAGGACACCGCCGACGAACTGGGCCTCTGCGCCACCCGCCTGATTCTGCCCACCCGGGACTGGTGGGCCGCGCAGGCCGGGCTGTCGGCCACCTACAACGGCACCCGGCGCTGGGCGGGGGCGCGCGGCGAGGCCCGGCTGCAGCTGGCCACCCAGATTGACCGCGAGGCCCGCGCCTACCGCGCCGACGACCTGCAGCGGCGCCTGGACGACTATTTTGACCACCGTCACCAGCCGGAAGACGACTTAAAGGCCCTGAATGTCAGCACGCCCTACGAATTCGGCACCCTGGTGGCCCACGAATTCCTGCGCCCGGGGCTCAGTCCGCGCGCCCAGGCGTGGCAGCGCGAGGTGATGGCGCTGGGGTACGGCCGCTCGGCCCTCACGCTGACCCACCAGGGGCAGGTGGCCTACGCAGCAGGGAAGGGCGGCAACGGCTGGCGCCTGCTGACCTACAGCGGCTACGTGGAGACCAAAGACCACCGCCACCTGGTGTACGTGTTCATGCAGCACGGGGCCCAGCAGACCTACACCATGCCCAACACCCGCCGCGCCTTTGCCTGGATCAATGCGGGCATCCGCGCGGTGCTGGAGGGCCCAGGCAAGCCCACGCTCGGGGCGCCCTGA
- a CDS encoding vWA domain-containing protein gives MTPPAGPDFQRLISGSRLRLRGKSAFFATLLLHAEFVPSREVAAAGTDGERVYVNPEVAASLAPDVLDGLLLHEVLHAALSHVERRGPREKKRWNKSADLIVNGMVAAAGLPTPPQSRRDEHLERLSVEEVYTALEGEAEGDGDEDGDDLLDAPPGDAPPKQGKPGQSVARQWQQALAQARSVDAMSGGKGDDPLGMHRELMRLAPARLDWRAHLWRFLARTPVDFGGFDRRFVGRGLYLEALDDESLRALIAVDTSGSVDDDAVRALVGEVQGVLGAYPHVKATLYYADTEAYGPHDLSPGGPIPAPQGGGGTDFRPIFRLLDEHEPDVLVYLTDGYGDFPEQAPRTPTLWVVPPGGLEDEGFPFGEVLRLEEHG, from the coding sequence GTGACGCCTCCGGCCGGCCCCGACTTCCAGCGCCTGATTTCCGGGTCGCGCCTGCGGCTGCGGGGCAAGTCGGCATTCTTTGCCACGCTGCTGCTGCACGCGGAATTCGTGCCCTCGCGCGAGGTGGCCGCCGCCGGAACGGACGGCGAGCGGGTGTATGTGAACCCCGAGGTGGCCGCCAGTCTGGCACCCGACGTGCTGGACGGCCTGCTGCTTCACGAGGTCCTGCACGCGGCGCTGTCGCACGTGGAGCGGCGCGGGCCGCGCGAGAAGAAGCGCTGGAACAAGTCGGCCGACCTGATCGTGAACGGCATGGTGGCGGCGGCCGGGTTGCCCACGCCTCCGCAGTCCCGGCGCGACGAGCACCTGGAGCGCCTCAGCGTGGAAGAGGTGTACACCGCGCTGGAAGGCGAAGCCGAGGGCGACGGCGACGAGGACGGCGACGACCTGCTGGACGCCCCGCCCGGCGACGCGCCCCCCAAGCAGGGCAAGCCCGGCCAGAGCGTGGCGCGGCAGTGGCAGCAGGCGCTGGCCCAGGCCCGCAGCGTGGACGCCATGAGCGGCGGCAAGGGCGACGATCCCCTGGGCATGCACCGCGAACTGATGCGTCTGGCCCCCGCGCGGCTGGACTGGCGCGCGCACCTGTGGCGCTTTCTGGCGCGCACGCCGGTGGATTTCGGCGGCTTTGACCGCCGCTTTGTGGGGCGGGGCCTGTACCTTGAAGCGCTGGACGACGAGTCGCTGCGCGCCCTGATTGCCGTGGACACCTCCGGCAGTGTGGACGACGACGCGGTGCGGGCCCTGGTGGGGGAGGTCCAGGGGGTCCTGGGGGCCTATCCGCATGTGAAGGCCACTCTCTACTACGCCGACACCGAGGCCTACGGGCCGCACGACCTGAGCCCCGGCGGCCCCATTCCGGCCCCCCAGGGCGGCGGCGGGACCGATTTCCGGCCCATCTTCCGCCTGCTGGATGAACACGAGCCGGACGTGCTGGTGTACCTCACCGACGGCTACGGCGATTTTCCCGAGCAGGCCCCCCGCACGCCCACGCTGTGGGTGGTGCCGCCCGGCGGCCTGGAAGACGAGGGCTTTCCCTTTGGCGAGGTGCTGCGCCTGGAAGAACACGGGTGA
- the nudC gene encoding NAD(+) diphosphatase, with protein sequence MKATSRPEGFQPSLTLVPGEDAAWVLFDGPRLLLGANGTLPQGALPFAVEDVIPLGTLEGQPFFAAGLAGDLPTGFEALPLRAGFTRLPEAQMGLAGYAAQLLDFARTHRFCGRCGAPLAEAGHERARTCPACGLTVYPRVAPVVMVLIRRGQGPQTELLLARGPHFAPGVYSALAGFVEPSETLEAAAHREVLEEVGVRMEHLRYVGSQPWPFPHSLMMGFEAEYVGGDVVPQPGEIEDARWFPVDRLPGLPGPFSIARALIDRAVGQARGNVASSGP encoded by the coding sequence GTGAAGGCCACCAGCCGCCCCGAAGGCTTCCAGCCCAGCCTGACGCTGGTGCCCGGCGAGGACGCGGCGTGGGTTCTCTTTGACGGGCCCCGCCTGCTGCTGGGGGCAAACGGCACGCTGCCGCAGGGCGCCCTCCCCTTTGCCGTGGAAGACGTGATCCCCCTGGGCACGCTGGAGGGTCAGCCCTTCTTTGCCGCTGGGCTGGCTGGCGACCTGCCCACCGGCTTCGAGGCCCTGCCCCTGCGCGCAGGCTTTACCCGCCTTCCCGAAGCGCAGATGGGGCTGGCCGGGTACGCGGCGCAGCTGCTGGACTTTGCCCGCACCCACCGTTTCTGTGGACGCTGCGGGGCCCCTCTGGCCGAAGCCGGGCACGAACGCGCCCGCACCTGCCCGGCGTGCGGCCTCACGGTCTACCCGCGCGTGGCGCCCGTGGTGATGGTGCTGATCCGGCGCGGCCAGGGCCCACAGACGGAACTGCTGCTGGCGCGCGGCCCCCACTTTGCCCCGGGCGTGTACTCGGCGCTGGCGGGCTTTGTGGAACCCTCGGAAACCCTGGAGGCCGCCGCGCACCGCGAAGTGCTGGAAGAGGTGGGCGTGCGCATGGAGCACCTGCGCTATGTGGGCAGCCAGCCCTGGCCCTTTCCGCACTCGCTGATGATGGGCTTTGAAGCGGAATACGTGGGCGGCGACGTGGTGCCGCAGCCCGGCGAGATTGAGGATGCACGCTGGTTTCCGGTGGACCGCCTGCCGGGATTACCGGGGCCCTTCAGCATTGCGCGCGCCCTGATTGACCGGGCGGTGGGTCAGGCGCGGGGCAACGTGGCATCATCGGGCCCATGA
- a CDS encoding dihydrofolate reductase family protein, which yields MRQLIVTEFVTLDGVMEEPTPWQAGHVSPEIGQFKFDELFACGALLLGRVTYEEFVAYWPAAAGTGAFGERMNELPKFVATTAPGPLTWNAAPLEGDVITAVQRLKQQQGGDLLTYGSAALVQTLLRAGLVDELRLMVYPTVLGRGKRLFSDTDRLAMTLRAARPLGAGVVLLTYRPEANQAHQP from the coding sequence ATGCGCCAGCTGATCGTGACCGAATTTGTGACCCTGGACGGCGTGATGGAGGAGCCCACGCCCTGGCAGGCGGGTCACGTCAGCCCGGAGATCGGCCAATTCAAGTTCGATGAACTTTTTGCGTGTGGGGCCCTGCTGCTGGGCCGCGTCACCTACGAAGAATTTGTGGCGTACTGGCCGGCCGCCGCCGGCACCGGCGCGTTTGGCGAGCGGATGAACGAGCTGCCGAAATTCGTCGCCACCACTGCGCCCGGGCCCCTGACCTGGAATGCGGCCCCGCTGGAGGGGGACGTGATCACCGCTGTCCAGCGGCTCAAGCAGCAGCAGGGCGGCGACCTGCTGACCTACGGCAGCGCGGCCCTGGTTCAGACCCTGCTGCGCGCCGGTCTGGTGGACGAACTGCGCCTGATGGTCTATCCCACAGTGCTGGGGCGAGGCAAGCGGCTGTTTTCAGACACCGACCGGCTCGCCATGACGTTGCGGGCCGCCCGGCCCCTGGGGGCCGGCGTGGTGCTGCTGACGTACCGGCCCGAGGCCAACCAAGCTCATCAGCCTTGA
- a CDS encoding ATP-binding protein encodes MSLTAAELQTYLSALVTGDLKLSTMIWGPPGVGKSSVVAQVAERHSLGFVDVRLSQLAPTDLRGLPVPEADGAGSGVSRWYPPEFLPRHGAGILFLDEVNMAPPTMQGMAQQLILDRRVGSYVLPEGWFVWAAGNRKEDRASVFDMPAPLANRFLHLTVRPDFESWRGYALGRGLHEHVIAFLTFRPELLHRLDPQQPAWPSPRAWEMASRLHRAGLDTAPAIGEAAGAEFSAFVRLYEQLPDLGIVLEGRGTGLRLPDEPSVRYAAVVGLAARAADADQAYHAFTWLADSAGPEWLQLYVATLVSKFQAIGQLGELAALIGRDERLAALVQGTLALTEGT; translated from the coding sequence GTGAGCCTGACCGCCGCCGAACTGCAAACGTACCTCAGCGCCCTGGTAACCGGCGACCTGAAACTGTCCACCATGATCTGGGGCCCGCCCGGCGTGGGCAAAAGCAGCGTGGTGGCCCAGGTGGCCGAGCGCCACAGCTTGGGATTCGTGGACGTGCGCCTCTCGCAGCTGGCCCCCACCGACCTGCGCGGCCTGCCGGTTCCCGAAGCCGACGGCGCGGGCAGTGGGGTCAGCCGCTGGTATCCGCCCGAATTTCTGCCGCGCCACGGCGCCGGGATTCTGTTTCTGGACGAGGTGAACATGGCGCCGCCCACCATGCAGGGCATGGCGCAGCAGCTCATTCTGGACCGCCGGGTGGGCAGCTACGTGTTGCCCGAGGGCTGGTTTGTGTGGGCCGCTGGCAACCGCAAGGAGGACCGCGCCAGCGTGTTCGACATGCCCGCGCCGCTCGCCAACCGCTTCCTGCACCTCACTGTGCGCCCGGACTTTGAGTCGTGGCGCGGCTACGCCCTGGGCCGGGGCCTGCATGAACACGTCATTGCCTTCCTGACCTTCCGTCCGGAACTGCTGCACCGCCTGGACCCCCAGCAGCCCGCGTGGCCCAGCCCGCGCGCCTGGGAAATGGCCTCGCGCCTGCACCGCGCGGGCCTGGACACTGCCCCGGCCATTGGCGAGGCAGCGGGCGCCGAATTCAGCGCCTTTGTGCGTCTGTACGAACAGCTGCCAGACCTGGGCATTGTGCTGGAGGGGCGCGGCACCGGCCTGCGCCTGCCCGACGAACCCAGCGTGCGCTACGCCGCCGTGGTGGGCCTCGCGGCCCGCGCGGCGGACGCTGATCAGGCCTACCACGCCTTTACCTGGCTGGCCGACAGCGCAGGCCCCGAATGGCTGCAACTGTACGTGGCGACCCTGGTGAGCAAGTTCCAGGCCATTGGTCAGCTGGGCGAACTGGCCGCCCTGATCGGCCGCGATGAGCGACTGGCCGCGCTGGTGCAGGGCACGTTGGCGCTGACGGAAGGAACGTGA